A window of Salvia splendens isolate huo1 chromosome 8, SspV2, whole genome shotgun sequence genomic DNA:
TTGGTGCTTGATTTGGTAAGTATGAGATTTTGCAATTTGGATTATACTATATACATATAGATGAAGAAATTAATGAATTGATGTGGGTTGAAGCAGCTGATTTTGGTGCTTCTGGATTCGAGCATATCGGCATGTTTGGCGATAGGGCAGGTGGGGAAGAAAGGAAACAGCCATGCCGGTTGGCTGCCAATATGCGACCAAGTGCCTAAGTTTTGTGATCGCGTGACCGGAGCTATGATTGCTGGCTTTGCGGCTCTGCTTGCTTATTTCCTCATACTTCTCTACTCCATTCATAATGTTATGAATCTTTTCACTCTCACCAACACTTAAATGTGTCCTTTTCATGTCACTCTCTCTTCACCTTATTTCCATCCCTTGTATTATTTGGTAAATTTGGGACCATGCTGGTTGTGTTTTTGTTGGCTTTCATCATTCAGAATGATCATGTATGGATGGCAATATAATATTACTACAGGTGTGTGTTGTGGCTATTTCTATTTATTCGAAGAATATTtatctattgtttacaaaataacaaacaaatgtTTTCTTCCTCAatgga
This region includes:
- the LOC121744178 gene encoding CASP-like protein 1C1, producing the protein MAFSKNIPILVLRLVALAATVSATAVMVTSSDSATVFNMKFEAKYSNTPTFKYFVLMNAIAAGYTLILLFFPSKSSYGHFILVLDLLILVLLDSSISACLAIGQVGKKGNSHAGWLPICDQVPKFCDRVTGAMIAGFAALLAYFLILLYSIHNVMNLFTLTNT